A region from the Mycoplasmopsis bovigenitalium genome encodes:
- a CDS encoding class I tRNA ligase family protein: MSKFNYNQHDVEMKWQKYWDDTNYSLPKDDYSLPKKYILSMFPYPSGNIHMGHVRNYSISDVLSRFYRRKGFNVLHPFGWDAFGLPAENAAIKNGIHPKTWTYENIKKMNPQLKRLGISFAWGEHEVITCDPEYTKWEQMLFIKMWENGFVYRKKSPLNWCEKDQTVLANEQVIDGLCWRCDEKVVQRDMEQYYLKIKDYAQELQNDLDTLKNHWPEKVLMMQKKWIGYEQGYNLKFKVSNNNELIDFINVFVKNIDDLSTFDFLAISAQHPIVKKLIELNILKDYEIEKILEIQNKALNKDFSNQLAHILDVDAFAEYGKSYKIVITDFASIGATDRVVLVDAQKLKSHKEFSIKNNIEFGKNNIKITVDNLQKSSQMNLRDWGISRQRYWGAPIPIIHCPKCGIIPESVDNLPVSLPENVDFNSLGNPLATNKEWLNTKCHRCNSDATRETDTFDTFFESSWYFLRYTVPPILRSKVAIEPNSVKYWNQVDEYIGGVEHAILHLLYARYFTKVLATLGYVDFREPFANLLTQGMVLKDGSKMSKSKGNTVSPNDAVAQYNADTLRLFILFAAPPEKELEWSTSGIEGSYKFIERLIEKASKLSVDLDFKNIDQSALNSIEKQARRKLYLGLKKQEDIFNDRKNNYSFNTLIAWCMETMNAYDKIESDKLNTEFFYVILNILEPFIPHLSWELSERFFSLKNLYDFTIDQKALELNEVTYAITINGKLREQLTISINQTNKDEIISMAKKLVASWLENNEIIKEIYVPGKIINFVIKPK, from the coding sequence ATGTCAAAATTTAATTACAACCAACACGATGTCGAAATGAAATGACAAAAATATTGAGATGATACTAATTATTCATTACCAAAAGACGATTATTCACTGCCTAAAAAGTATATTTTAAGTATGTTTCCTTATCCTTCTGGAAATATTCATATGGGGCATGTTAGAAATTACTCAATTAGTGATGTTCTTTCTCGTTTTTATCGCAGAAAAGGTTTTAATGTTTTACACCCATTTGGATGAGATGCTTTTGGTTTACCTGCAGAAAATGCTGCAATCAAGAATGGAATTCACCCAAAAACTTGAACATATGAAAACATCAAAAAAATGAACCCACAACTAAAAAGATTGGGTATATCATTTGCGTGAGGGGAACACGAGGTCATCACCTGCGATCCAGAGTACACTAAATGAGAACAAATGTTATTCATTAAAATGTGGGAAAATGGATTTGTATACAGAAAAAAATCACCACTTAATTGATGTGAAAAAGATCAAACAGTTTTAGCTAACGAACAAGTTATTGATGGGTTATGTTGACGTTGTGATGAAAAAGTAGTACAACGTGATATGGAGCAATACTACTTAAAAATCAAGGACTATGCACAAGAATTACAAAATGACCTTGACACACTAAAAAATCATTGACCAGAAAAAGTTTTAATGATGCAAAAAAAGTGAATTGGGTATGAACAGGGCTATAATCTAAAATTTAAAGTTTCAAATAATAATGAATTAATTGATTTTATCAATGTATTTGTAAAAAATATTGATGATTTATCAACCTTTGATTTTCTAGCAATTAGCGCACAACACCCAATAGTAAAAAAACTAATTGAGCTAAATATTTTAAAAGATTACGAAATAGAAAAAATACTTGAAATTCAAAACAAAGCATTGAATAAAGACTTTTCAAACCAACTTGCACATATTCTTGACGTAGATGCATTTGCTGAGTATGGCAAGTCATACAAGATTGTTATAACCGATTTCGCATCAATTGGCGCCACCGATAGAGTTGTTTTAGTTGATGCTCAAAAACTAAAAAGTCATAAAGAATTTTCAATCAAAAATAATATTGAATTTGGTAAAAATAATATAAAAATTACTGTTGATAACTTACAAAAAAGTTCACAAATGAATCTTCGTGATTGAGGGATATCTAGACAAAGATATTGAGGTGCGCCAATCCCAATTATTCATTGTCCAAAATGTGGAATTATTCCTGAATCAGTTGATAATTTACCAGTTTCATTACCTGAAAATGTAGATTTTAATTCACTTGGAAATCCTTTAGCAACAAACAAAGAATGACTTAACACAAAATGTCATAGATGTAATTCAGATGCAACAAGAGAAACCGACACTTTTGATACATTTTTTGAGTCAAGTTGATACTTTTTAAGATACACAGTTCCACCTATTTTACGCAGCAAAGTGGCAATTGAACCAAATTCTGTTAAGTACTGAAATCAAGTTGACGAATATATTGGTGGAGTTGAGCATGCTATATTGCACTTGCTTTACGCTAGATACTTTACAAAAGTATTAGCAACTCTTGGTTATGTTGATTTTAGGGAACCTTTTGCAAATCTACTAACGCAAGGAATGGTTTTAAAAGATGGCTCAAAAATGTCTAAATCAAAAGGCAATACTGTTTCACCAAATGATGCTGTTGCTCAATACAATGCAGATACACTAAGATTATTTATTCTTTTTGCAGCCCCACCTGAAAAAGAACTAGAATGATCAACATCTGGAATTGAAGGAAGCTACAAATTCATTGAAAGACTTATTGAGAAAGCTTCAAAATTATCAGTTGACTTAGATTTTAAAAATATTGACCAATCTGCATTAAATTCAATTGAAAAGCAAGCAAGAAGAAAATTATATTTAGGGTTAAAAAAACAAGAAGACATCTTCAATGATAGAAAAAATAATTATTCATTTAATACCCTAATTGCTTGATGCATGGAAACTATGAATGCATATGATAAAATCGAATCAGACAAACTAAATACTGAGTTCTTTTATGTAATACTTAATATTTTAGAACCATTCATACCTCACTTATCGTGAGAGCTATCTGAAAGATTTTTTTCATTGAAAAATCTGTATGATTTTACAATTGACCAAAAAGCTCTTGAATTAAATGAAGTTACATACGCAATAACTATAAATGGTAAATTACGTGAACAACTTACAATTTCAATTAATCAAACAAACAAAGATGAAATTATTTCGATGGCTAAAAAATTAGTTGCTAGTTGACTAGAAAATAATGAAATTATTAAGGAAATTTATGTGCCTGGCAAAATAATAAACTTTGTAATTAAGCCAAAATAG
- a CDS encoding MPN527 family putative ECF transporter permease subunit translates to MYWNKRISLKISLTGLLLALMIVFNVWSQLMPFNGFLKFNLSLIFTLTIFQFIGFKWGIFSLITLFLFSPAYSSLGYDIAGLFGTFMQVLTQFIFVMSYLLLNKLFFKNKNQKIKCKNLADLFKIIFAILLTTLIMVTINIFFATPLFFKLFKLTKYYDFIHFSKEYGKFKALFFFIPNYYLGTFVTYFLFNIANLSINSVVIYISNYNINRITKNIF, encoded by the coding sequence ATGTATTGAAACAAGCGTATTTCACTGAAGATATCATTAACCGGATTATTGCTTGCGCTAATGATAGTCTTTAATGTTTGAAGTCAATTAATGCCCTTTAATGGTTTTTTAAAATTTAATTTATCTTTAATTTTTACTTTAACAATATTTCAATTCATTGGTTTTAAATGGGGTATATTTAGCCTAATTACATTATTTTTATTCAGTCCCGCATATTCTTCACTCGGTTATGATATTGCTGGATTATTTGGTACATTTATGCAGGTTTTAACTCAATTTATTTTTGTAATGAGTTATCTTCTTTTAAACAAATTATTTTTTAAAAACAAAAATCAAAAAATAAAATGTAAAAATCTTGCCGATTTATTCAAAATTATTTTTGCCATCCTATTGACAACCTTGATTATGGTAACTATAAATATCTTTTTTGCAACTCCATTATTTTTTAAATTATTTAAACTCACAAAATATTACGATTTTATTCATTTTTCAAAAGAATACGGAAAATTTAAAGCATTATTCTTTTTTATTCCAAACTATTATTTAGGAACTTTTGTAACTTATTTTCTTTTTAACATAGCAAATCTTTCAATAAATTCAGTAGTTATATACATATCTAATTACAATATAAATAGAATTACTAAAAATATCTTTTAG
- the upp gene encoding uracil phosphoribosyltransferase yields the protein MLKVITHPLISIKLTNMRDKNANHSVFRSNLNEITSLMVYEIMREYQTKAKEIITPLNQKFVGETYDKEIVIVPVLRAGLGMTEGLLELIPTARIGHIGLYRNEETFKPETYFYKMPSVDKNSYVIVVDPMLATGASAADAIQKLMDDGFSNIQLVCLVGTNEGVKYIHERFGKDFNIYLAALDPILNDKKYIEPGLGDAGDRIFGTK from the coding sequence ATGCTTAAAGTTATAACTCACCCGCTTATTTCAATAAAATTAACAAATATGCGTGATAAAAATGCTAATCACTCGGTTTTTAGGTCAAATTTAAACGAAATAACATCTCTAATGGTTTATGAAATAATGCGTGAATACCAAACAAAAGCAAAGGAAATTATTACACCTCTCAATCAAAAATTTGTTGGCGAAACATATGACAAAGAAATTGTCATTGTGCCAGTGTTAAGGGCTGGTTTAGGGATGACTGAAGGATTGCTTGAGTTAATTCCGACAGCTAGAATTGGGCATATTGGTTTATATCGTAATGAAGAAACCTTTAAACCAGAAACATATTTCTACAAAATGCCAAGTGTTGACAAAAATAGTTATGTTATTGTTGTGGATCCAATGCTTGCAACTGGCGCATCTGCAGCTGATGCTATTCAAAAATTAATGGACGATGGTTTTAGTAATATTCAGCTTGTGTGTTTAGTTGGAACTAATGAGGGAGTTAAATACATTCACGAAAGATTTGGTAAAGATTTCAACATTTATCTAGCAGCACTAGATCCGATTTTAAATGATAAAAAATACATTGAACCAGGCCTAGGCGACGCAGGAGACAGAATTTTTGGTACAAAATAA
- a CDS encoding MAG3450 family membrane protein — MNKKYWPIVSILYCSILLVIPMVVVWLTSTNDFNGQKINNFYAILFIPIAIGFFSISLAILLTYFNLLKVDTFKYLIPLTVIFLTIILSSLTNLSIFWRMFITLVLTIIFSLLTNWIIYIINDKLNHLKKAK; from the coding sequence ATGAATAAAAAGTATTGACCTATTGTTTCAATTCTCTATTGTTCAATTTTATTAGTGATTCCAATGGTTGTAGTTTGGCTTACATCTACAAACGACTTTAATGGACAAAAAATCAATAATTTTTATGCAATATTGTTTATACCAATTGCAATAGGATTTTTTAGTATATCATTAGCAATACTTTTGACCTATTTCAATCTTTTAAAGGTTGATACGTTTAAATATTTAATCCCGCTAACGGTCATTTTTTTAACAATTATACTTAGCTCACTAACAAATTTAAGTATTTTTTGAAGAATGTTTATTACATTAGTTTTAACAATAATTTTTTCATTATTAACCAACTGAATAATTTATATTATCAATGATAAATTAAACCATTTAAAAAAAGCAAAATAA
- the thrS gene encoding threonine--tRNA ligase, which yields MKIQADKLLNHTCSHLLAAAIERLYPNVKLGFGPATDEGFYYDFEFENPLSDQDLNKIEKLMKKLASRNLETIQIDENQYDFNNKPYKKELYDELKAQGQVVTFYALQDPLNKEIIFKDLCAGGHIHSTKNLKHFKLLSLAGAYWRGNSDNIQLTRIYGTAWETSEKLESYLELLKDRKERDHRKIGKDLKIFAMHQLTGQGLPIWLEDGMYIHNEIRNLVLKMDRKYGFTEVLTPHFGNEELYKTSGHLEHYKDDMFAPIVVEKERLIPRPMTCPHHNICYGLEKRSYRDLPIRYSEQSQLYRYEKSGALTGLERVRGMLLTEGHLYVREDQIFDEIIHMYKQISETLKIFNIQISYISLSLRDPQNKEKYFDDEQMWVKSETMLKNALDSMNVQYEAIQGEAAFYGPKMDIQIHTALGHEVTVATIQLDFLQPMKFNLKYTDKNGDDATPVMIHRGLIGTYERFVAILLEQTKGVLPFWLAPKQITVIPVNLDENIEYAKEITNQLWSHNFRVKLDDRDERLNKKIREAQISKSKFQVILGKNESEKGLVSYRKYGEETTHTTTLKEFIFMLNELKANYE from the coding sequence ATGAAAATACAGGCTGATAAATTACTTAATCATACATGTTCACATTTGCTTGCAGCAGCTATTGAGAGATTGTATCCTAATGTTAAATTAGGATTTGGTCCTGCAACTGATGAGGGTTTTTATTACGATTTTGAATTTGAAAACCCCTTAAGTGATCAAGATTTAAATAAAATTGAAAAATTAATGAAAAAACTTGCTTCAAGAAATCTTGAAACAATACAAATTGACGAAAATCAATATGATTTCAATAATAAACCTTACAAAAAAGAATTATATGATGAACTAAAAGCGCAGGGTCAAGTAGTAACATTTTATGCTTTACAAGACCCATTGAATAAAGAAATAATTTTTAAAGATTTATGTGCTGGCGGACACATTCATTCAACTAAAAATCTTAAACATTTTAAACTTCTTTCATTGGCAGGAGCTTACTGAAGAGGTAACTCTGATAATATTCAACTAACAAGAATATATGGAACAGCTTGAGAAACAAGTGAAAAACTAGAAAGCTATCTTGAACTACTAAAAGATAGAAAAGAAAGAGATCACAGAAAAATCGGTAAAGATCTAAAAATATTCGCAATGCATCAATTAACTGGTCAAGGATTGCCAATTTGACTTGAAGATGGCATGTATATTCACAACGAAATTCGCAACTTAGTGCTAAAAATGGACCGCAAATATGGTTTCACAGAAGTTTTAACGCCACACTTTGGAAATGAAGAGTTGTATAAAACATCAGGGCACTTGGAGCATTACAAAGATGACATGTTTGCACCAATTGTTGTGGAAAAAGAAAGACTAATTCCGCGCCCAATGACCTGTCCACACCACAATATTTGTTATGGTTTAGAAAAAAGATCTTATAGAGACTTGCCAATAAGATATTCAGAACAATCGCAATTGTACCGTTATGAAAAATCCGGCGCATTAACTGGCTTAGAACGTGTTAGAGGAATGCTTTTAACTGAGGGGCACTTGTATGTAAGAGAAGATCAAATTTTTGACGAAATCATTCATATGTACAAACAAATCAGCGAAACTCTTAAAATCTTTAATATTCAAATTAGTTACATATCATTATCATTAAGAGACCCACAAAATAAAGAAAAATACTTTGATGATGAACAAATGTGAGTCAAAAGTGAAACAATGTTAAAAAATGCTCTTGACTCAATGAATGTTCAATATGAAGCAATTCAGGGTGAAGCCGCATTTTACGGCCCAAAAATGGATATTCAAATTCATACAGCATTAGGGCATGAAGTAACAGTTGCAACGATTCAATTGGATTTCTTGCAACCAATGAAATTCAATTTAAAATACACTGATAAAAATGGTGATGATGCAACTCCAGTGATGATTCACCGTGGATTAATTGGAACTTATGAAAGATTTGTTGCAATTTTACTAGAGCAAACCAAAGGGGTTTTACCATTTTGATTAGCACCTAAACAAATTACTGTAATTCCAGTTAATTTAGATGAAAACATTGAATATGCCAAAGAAATTACCAATCAACTATGGTCTCATAATTTCCGTGTTAAACTTGATGATCGTGATGAAAGATTAAACAAAAAAATTCGTGAAGCTCAGATATCTAAATCAAAATTCCAAGTAATTTTGGGCAAAAACGAAAGCGAGAAAGGCCTTGTTTCTTATAGAAAATATGGAGAAGAAACAACCCACACAACAACTTTAAAAGAATTCATATTTATGTTAAATGAATTAAAAGCTAATTATGAATAA
- the trpS gene encoding tryptophan--tRNA ligase yields MGKLRLISGIKPTGDLTLGNYIGALKNFVKLQNDYEAYYFVADLHGLTTGSVDPKVNKQAREEIVAMYIACGLDPEKSTIFFQSDVYEHAFAQWLMTSEVSLGELYRMTQYKDKAQKLEKQDNGTEKIPVGLLMYPILMAADILIYNADVVPVGADQTQHLELTRTIAERLNKRYKTKFVLPKGIIPPVGARIKSLSNPEIKMSKSDKSSKGTIYLHDDPEVAYKKILKSVTDSENKVYIADHKQGIVNLLNIYASLTDMSLEQAEAKFKDSNYSEFKQAVAEVVKNELTKIQNNYQNAKSNIEKIIEKGAIKAKSICQPIVKDLATKMGFN; encoded by the coding sequence ATGGGTAAATTACGACTTATAAGCGGAATCAAGCCCACAGGGGACTTAACGTTGGGTAACTATATTGGCGCACTTAAAAATTTTGTTAAATTGCAAAATGATTATGAAGCCTATTATTTTGTTGCTGATTTACACGGATTAACAACGGGAAGTGTTGACCCTAAAGTTAATAAACAAGCAAGAGAAGAAATAGTTGCAATGTATATTGCCTGCGGACTTGACCCTGAGAAAAGTACAATATTTTTTCAATCAGATGTCTATGAACATGCCTTTGCTCAATGATTAATGACTTCAGAAGTCTCTCTTGGAGAACTTTATAGAATGACTCAATATAAAGACAAAGCTCAAAAACTTGAAAAACAAGATAATGGCACTGAAAAAATTCCTGTGGGTTTATTGATGTATCCAATTTTAATGGCTGCAGACATACTAATTTACAATGCAGATGTTGTTCCAGTTGGAGCGGACCAAACACAACACCTTGAACTAACTAGAACAATCGCTGAGCGCTTAAATAAAAGATATAAAACAAAATTTGTATTACCTAAGGGCATTATTCCGCCAGTCGGTGCTAGAATCAAATCATTAAGTAACCCTGAAATTAAAATGTCAAAATCAGACAAATCGTCAAAAGGAACAATTTACTTACATGATGATCCCGAAGTTGCTTACAAGAAAATATTAAAATCAGTTACCGACTCTGAAAATAAGGTATATATTGCTGACCATAAACAAGGAATCGTTAATTTATTGAACATTTATGCGTCTTTAACTGATATGAGTTTAGAGCAAGCGGAAGCAAAATTCAAAGATTCTAACTATTCTGAATTTAAGCAAGCAGTTGCTGAAGTTGTTAAAAATGAGTTGACCAAAATACAAAATAATTACCAAAATGCAAAGTCAAACATTGAAAAAATTATTGAAAAAGGCGCGATAAAAGCAAAGAGTATTTGCCAACCAATAGTTAAAGATTTAGCAACTAAAATGGGTTTTAATTAG
- a CDS encoding phosphoglycerate kinase — translation MKKTIKDIQLTNKRVIIRVDFNTPIKNGIIQSNERIVAALDTIKYAIEQNAKVILLSHLGRVKSEEDKISKSLLPIANELSRLLNKSVLFSPVSSGSLLEQAVNEMDYGRVLLVENTRFEDLNEKAESKNAPELGEKWASLADVFINDAFATAHRSHASNIGISLRVKESGVGMLVEKELNAFDTAFSKETKPFIAIVGGAKVKDKISYLTKLSQKADEILIGGAMAYTFLKAKGFEIANSLVENDQIEFATKLMAESKAKFIIPVDNAMVNSFDDNMASISKDENVEKGKMGIDIGPKTIDLYKKHIANAKLIYWNGPLGVFEKEFGEEGTRAIGNAIVSSGAYSIIGGGDTISASEKFGFKDKITHVSTGGGASQQYLLDQELPAINAIQDKL, via the coding sequence ATGAAAAAGACAATCAAAGATATTCAATTAACAAACAAAAGAGTAATAATTAGAGTCGACTTTAACACTCCAATCAAAAATGGGATAATTCAATCTAACGAGAGAATAGTTGCTGCTCTTGACACAATAAAATATGCTATTGAACAAAATGCAAAAGTTATTTTGCTTTCACATCTAGGAAGAGTTAAAAGTGAAGAAGATAAAATTTCAAAATCACTTTTACCAATCGCAAATGAATTAAGTAGATTATTAAATAAATCAGTATTATTTTCGCCGGTTTCAAGTGGTTCATTACTTGAGCAAGCAGTAAATGAAATGGATTATGGCCGAGTTCTTTTGGTTGAAAACACACGTTTTGAAGACTTAAACGAAAAAGCTGAGAGTAAAAATGCTCCTGAATTAGGCGAAAAATGAGCTTCATTAGCCGATGTATTCATTAATGATGCTTTTGCAACTGCACATAGATCACATGCTTCAAATATCGGAATTTCTTTAAGAGTTAAAGAATCTGGTGTTGGTATGCTTGTAGAAAAAGAATTAAATGCATTTGATACAGCATTTTCAAAAGAAACAAAACCATTTATAGCTATTGTAGGCGGTGCAAAAGTTAAAGACAAAATTTCTTATCTAACAAAACTAAGCCAAAAAGCCGACGAAATTTTAATTGGTGGTGCAATGGCATATACATTTTTAAAAGCAAAAGGATTTGAAATTGCCAATTCATTAGTTGAAAATGACCAAATTGAATTTGCAACTAAACTAATGGCCGAATCTAAAGCAAAATTTATTATCCCTGTAGATAACGCAATGGTAAATAGTTTTGACGATAATATGGCAAGCATTTCTAAAGACGAAAATGTTGAAAAAGGTAAAATGGGTATTGATATTGGACCAAAAACAATTGATTTATACAAAAAACACATTGCAAATGCCAAATTAATTTATTGAAATGGGCCTTTAGGGGTATTTGAAAAAGAATTTGGTGAAGAAGGAACTCGCGCAATTGGTAATGCAATAGTTAGTTCGGGCGCTTACTCAATTATTGGTGGCGGTGACACAATTTCTGCATCAGAAAAATTTGGATTCAAAGACAAAATAACTCACGTATCAACTGGCGGTGGTGCTTCTCAACAATATCTTTTAGATCAAGAACTACCTGCAATAAACGCAATTCAAGACAAGTTATAA
- the tpiA gene encoding triose-phosphate isomerase: MNKIIIANWKMNKTFGESAEWLEKFNKKFKEKIRKDKTYKDAVYANEFGIAMPPINLAAHVAFNKIDKLMLVGQDVSQFPAGPYTGYISAEMLSEFGIKYVIVGHSERRKYHYETSCDVNLKAKAALEYNITPLICFGESLTEYQQGKSKEVVKQKILESSKDIDFSKVIISYEPIWAMGTGQSASPTFLKDMAEYIRSITSPNTKIIYGGSVNAKNIKDLAKIPDINGFLIGNATLDLDTFLEVIAVE, encoded by the coding sequence ATGAACAAAATTATTATAGCCAATTGAAAAATGAATAAAACATTTGGTGAAAGTGCAGAATGATTGGAAAAATTCAATAAAAAGTTCAAGGAAAAAATTAGAAAAGATAAAACATATAAAGATGCAGTTTATGCCAATGAATTTGGTATTGCAATGCCGCCAATAAATCTTGCAGCCCATGTAGCATTCAACAAAATTGACAAATTAATGTTAGTTGGACAAGATGTTTCTCAATTCCCAGCTGGGCCCTACACTGGCTATATTTCTGCCGAAATGTTGAGTGAATTTGGAATAAAATACGTTATTGTTGGCCACTCTGAAAGAAGAAAATATCACTACGAAACCTCATGTGATGTTAACTTAAAAGCAAAGGCAGCCCTTGAATATAATATAACCCCTCTAATTTGTTTCGGGGAGAGTTTAACCGAATATCAACAAGGAAAATCAAAAGAAGTGGTTAAACAGAAAATCCTTGAATCATCAAAAGATATAGATTTTAGTAAAGTAATCATATCTTATGAACCTATTTGAGCTATGGGAACTGGCCAAAGTGCATCACCAACATTTTTAAAAGATATGGCTGAATACATTCGTTCAATAACAAGCCCAAATACGAAAATAATTTACGGTGGGTCTGTTAATGCTAAAAATATCAAAGACCTAGCAAAAATTCCTGATATTAATGGTTTTTTAATTGGAAATGCAACCTTAGATCTTGATACATTTTTAGAAGTAATAGCGGTTGAATAA
- the ligA gene encoding NAD-dependent DNA ligase LigA, which translates to MKEKIEQLTNLINKWNYEYFIENNPSVSDLEYDKKLKQLEELEQQYPELIHPNSPTKKVGADNIFNTKFAKFTHNKPMLSLAKAYSYDDIEKFLDNIKKVVPEDKINFSIEPKIDGLSIAIHYENGYLTKAITRGDGIEGEIVTSNIMQIESIPKIIDYKNNLEVRGEVFLPKSKFYQLNREMNELGLKKFANPRNAASGTLRQLNEEIVAKRGLEAYLYELVDPQNHDIYTQNDSLKFLARLNIPTNPLHKLVEIEDLSEEIENFAEIKNTLEYDADGLVIKLNDLNYWKAMGNTSKFPKHSIAFKYEVESVNSKITNILSSVGRTGKITYIANIEPVELNQTIVQYATLHNYDFISKMNINIGDEVSIIKAGEIIPKVINLAVKNTYSKFNKLLNCPSCNSILIENEGLVDQFCLNSNCDEKNINKIYHFASRKGMNIVGLGLSTVKDLFKAGIIKKIEDIYSLEEHKSLVLKIERFGELKFNNLMKNVEKSKQNSFDKVLFALGIQHLGQRAAKLISKQFNNFKELLECENLESIQNIENIGPKITISLIEFMKDDENRKLLLFLDEIFEYKKQKNTSNSRLNNITFVITGKLTNSRDYYTQIIENNGGIVASSVSKKTNYLLCGDDAGSKKNKAIELGTKIINEEEFMKLIN; encoded by the coding sequence ATGAAAGAAAAAATCGAGCAACTTACAAACCTAATTAACAAATGAAATTATGAGTATTTCATTGAAAATAACCCTAGTGTTTCTGACCTAGAATATGACAAAAAATTAAAACAACTCGAAGAATTAGAGCAGCAATATCCAGAATTAATTCACCCAAATTCGCCTACAAAAAAAGTTGGTGCAGATAACATTTTCAACACAAAATTTGCAAAATTTACCCATAATAAACCTATGTTATCTTTAGCAAAAGCATATTCATATGATGATATTGAAAAATTTTTGGATAACATCAAAAAAGTTGTTCCCGAAGACAAAATTAACTTTAGTATTGAGCCAAAAATCGATGGTTTATCGATTGCAATTCATTATGAAAATGGTTATTTAACTAAAGCAATAACTAGAGGAGATGGCATTGAGGGTGAAATAGTCACAAGCAATATTATGCAAATTGAATCAATACCAAAAATTATCGATTATAAAAATAATTTAGAAGTCCGTGGCGAAGTGTTTTTACCAAAATCAAAATTTTACCAATTGAATAGAGAAATGAATGAATTGGGATTAAAAAAATTTGCCAACCCTCGAAATGCTGCCTCAGGAACATTGCGTCAATTAAATGAAGAAATAGTTGCTAAGCGCGGCCTAGAAGCATATCTTTATGAATTAGTAGATCCTCAAAATCATGATATTTACACACAAAATGACTCATTAAAATTTCTAGCAAGATTAAATATCCCAACAAATCCTTTACATAAATTAGTTGAAATTGAAGACTTATCAGAAGAAATTGAGAACTTTGCAGAAATTAAAAATACACTCGAGTATGATGCTGATGGCCTAGTAATTAAGTTAAATGACTTAAATTATTGAAAAGCAATGGGCAATACATCAAAATTTCCAAAACACTCAATTGCTTTCAAATATGAAGTTGAATCAGTTAATAGTAAAATTACTAATATTTTGAGTTCAGTTGGCAGAACAGGAAAAATTACATACATAGCGAACATTGAACCAGTCGAATTAAACCAAACAATAGTTCAATATGCAACACTTCATAACTACGATTTTATCAGTAAAATGAATATTAACATTGGCGATGAAGTTTCAATAATTAAAGCTGGTGAAATAATTCCAAAAGTTATTAATTTAGCAGTAAAAAACACATATTCAAAATTTAATAAATTATTAAACTGTCCGAGTTGTAATTCAATTTTAATAGAAAATGAAGGTTTGGTCGATCAGTTTTGTTTGAATTCTAATTGTGATGAAAAAAATATAAACAAAATTTATCATTTTGCTTCAAGAAAAGGAATGAATATTGTTGGCCTTGGTTTGTCAACTGTAAAAGATTTATTCAAAGCTGGTATTATTAAGAAAATTGAGGATATTTACTCACTTGAAGAACACAAAAGTCTTGTATTGAAAATTGAGCGTTTTGGCGAACTCAAATTTAATAATTTGATGAAAAATGTTGAAAAATCAAAACAAAACAGCTTTGATAAAGTGCTGTTTGCACTAGGTATTCAACACCTTGGACAAAGAGCAGCAAAATTAATTTCAAAACAATTTAATAATTTTAAAGAATTATTAGAATGCGAAAATCTAGAGAGCATTCAAAATATTGAAAATATTGGTCCTAAGATAACAATTTCATTAATTGAGTTTATGAAAGATGACGAAAATAGAAAACTTTTATTATTTTTAGATGAAATTTTTGAATACAAAAAACAAAAGAATACATCAAATTCTCGATTAAATAATATTACATTTGTTATAACAGGTAAATTGACGAATTCAAGAGATTATTACACACAAATAATTGAAAATAATGGCGGCATTGTTGCAAGTAGTGTTTCTAAAAAAACTAATTATCTATTGTGCGGAGATGATGCCGGAAGTAAGAAAAACAAAGCAATTGAATTAGGTACAAAAATTATTAATGAAGAAGAATTTATGAAATTAATAAATTAG